From Echinicola soli, a single genomic window includes:
- a CDS encoding TatD family hydrolase: MQFIDTHAHIYSKKYDSDRDEVIERCKANGVNRIYMPNVDVESIDAMLEAEERYPGMCIPMMGLHPCDVDKDFEKQLYVMEDWLSKRSFVAIGEIGTDLYWDKGSFEIQKEALKIQVDWAKKKQLPIVLHCRESIDETIAIIGQMNDEHLTGIFHCFSGSVEQAKEIIEMGFLLGIGGVSTFKNGGLDKVLPEIGLDHLVLETDGPYLAPVPHRGKRNTPEYIPIIAERVGDLTASTMEKVSEITNSNANKVFNWGKG, from the coding sequence ATGCAGTTTATTGATACCCACGCCCATATATATTCCAAAAAGTACGATAGTGACCGTGATGAAGTTATCGAGCGGTGCAAGGCAAATGGAGTAAATAGAATTTACATGCCCAATGTAGATGTGGAATCGATTGATGCCATGTTGGAAGCTGAGGAGCGTTATCCGGGAATGTGCATACCAATGATGGGGCTGCACCCCTGTGATGTGGACAAGGATTTCGAAAAGCAGCTGTATGTGATGGAGGATTGGCTGTCCAAGCGGTCTTTTGTGGCTATTGGAGAGATCGGTACGGATTTGTATTGGGATAAGGGAAGCTTTGAAATCCAAAAGGAAGCCCTGAAGATCCAAGTGGATTGGGCAAAGAAGAAGCAACTTCCAATAGTGCTGCATTGTCGCGAATCCATTGATGAGACCATTGCGATTATTGGCCAGATGAATGATGAACATCTCACGGGGATATTTCATTGTTTTAGTGGATCGGTGGAGCAGGCCAAGGAAATTATCGAAATGGGTTTTTTGCTGGGCATAGGAGGTGTTTCTACCTTCAAGAACGGAGGACTGGATAAAGTACTGCCTGAAATTGGCCTGGATCATTTAGTGTTGGAAACCGATGGGCCCTATTTGGCCCCTGTCCCTCATAGGGGGAAGAGAAACACTCCTGAGTACATCCCGATTATAGCGGAGCGAGTGGGGGATCTAACAGCTTCTACCATGGAGAAGGTGTCAGAAATTACGAATTCAAACGCCAATAAGGTTTTTAACTGGGGGAAAGGATGA
- a CDS encoding glycosyltransferase codes for MILWGALMVVAALLVQDLLLVYFFYRRFKSYDQSPLTKEDLPTVSILVPARNEENVLPVCLKGLSGLDYPEEKLQVIVADDHSDDQTGRILNEWVGESPNRLKVEIAGKYPHLNGKANALAQMAHEASGEFLLFTDADCEVNPQWVQAMVKAFSPRAGLVVGLTSVRRVGLFGKLQGQDWWLTLGMIKVSSDLGNLLTAVGNNMLINHKAYRRVGGFEGLPFSVTEDFMMGKAMKTAGFYPVFQYSKESQLLTKSETGLVSLLEQRKRWMKGARSLPWYWQALLVFQVLFFPMVISILFYAPLLGAGLWMCKLVFQVIFVRGLAKKVDIYIPLWELFIFEVYYLVISWSTIVCYFWPSKINWKERKY; via the coding sequence ATGATACTTTGGGGGGCATTGATGGTCGTAGCGGCATTGCTGGTGCAGGATCTTTTGCTGGTATATTTCTTTTATCGTCGGTTTAAAAGTTATGATCAGTCGCCGCTGACAAAGGAGGATTTGCCTACTGTGAGCATTCTGGTTCCGGCCAGAAATGAAGAGAACGTGTTGCCTGTCTGCTTGAAAGGTCTTTCCGGATTGGATTATCCAGAGGAAAAACTGCAAGTGATCGTGGCTGATGACCATAGCGATGATCAGACTGGAAGGATCCTGAATGAATGGGTGGGGGAATCACCAAATCGTTTAAAAGTGGAAATCGCAGGGAAATATCCCCATCTAAATGGAAAAGCGAATGCTTTGGCCCAGATGGCCCATGAGGCGTCGGGAGAATTCCTCCTCTTTACGGATGCGGATTGTGAAGTGAATCCACAGTGGGTACAAGCCATGGTGAAGGCATTTAGCCCCAGAGCGGGATTGGTAGTTGGGCTCACGAGCGTACGCAGGGTAGGGCTGTTTGGGAAGCTTCAAGGCCAGGACTGGTGGCTTACTTTGGGCATGATAAAGGTCTCCTCCGATTTGGGCAACCTACTGACAGCAGTGGGAAATAATATGCTGATCAACCATAAAGCGTACAGAAGGGTTGGAGGTTTTGAAGGGCTGCCATTTTCGGTAACGGAAGATTTTATGATGGGTAAAGCCATGAAAACAGCAGGTTTTTATCCCGTTTTTCAATATAGTAAAGAGAGCCAATTGCTGACCAAATCAGAAACTGGGCTGGTAAGCTTACTGGAACAGCGAAAGCGCTGGATGAAAGGGGCGCGGAGTTTGCCCTGGTATTGGCAAGCATTGCTGGTATTTCAGGTGCTTTTTTTTCCAATGGTGATAAGTATATTATTTTACGCTCCGTTGTTAGGGGCGGGCCTATGGATGTGTAAGTTGGTGTTTCAGGTGATTTTTGTCAGGGGATTGGCAAAAAAAGTAGATATTTATATTCCTTTATGGGAATTGTTTATTTTTGAAGTTTATTATCTAGTAATTTCATGGTCAACAATAGTGTGTTATTTTTGGCCTTCGAAAATTAATTGGAAAGAGAGAAAATACTAA
- a CDS encoding polysaccharide deacetylase family protein: MVVHHVPKIVKWLFPKLTWNRSRQDHYIYLTFDDGPVPGVTDFVLDELGKHHVKATFFCVGDNVRKHPDLAKRIVEEGHQIGNHTYNHLNGSKTEDARYFDNIAKCSDTIYEVTKIRPSLFRPPYGRIKGKQATFLSKDFEVVMWDVLSGDFDQNQPPKTCLLKTKRHTQNGAIILFHDQQKTAAVIREVLPAYLRFIQESGFQAALL; this comes from the coding sequence ATGGTCGTTCATCATGTGCCTAAAATAGTAAAATGGCTTTTCCCAAAACTCACTTGGAACAGGAGCCGTCAAGACCATTACATTTACCTGACCTTTGATGATGGACCTGTGCCAGGAGTTACGGATTTTGTGCTGGATGAGCTGGGGAAGCACCATGTTAAGGCAACGTTTTTCTGTGTAGGGGATAATGTGCGGAAGCATCCTGATCTGGCCAAAAGGATCGTCGAGGAGGGGCACCAAATAGGTAACCATACGTATAACCACCTGAATGGCTCCAAGACGGAAGATGCCCGGTATTTTGATAATATCGCTAAATGCAGCGATACTATTTATGAAGTGACCAAAATCCGCCCTTCGTTATTTCGTCCACCCTATGGAAGGATAAAAGGAAAGCAGGCTACTTTTTTAAGTAAGGATTTTGAGGTGGTGATGTGGGATGTGCTTTCGGGAGATTTTGATCAAAACCAACCACCCAAAACGTGCCTTTTAAAAACAAAAAGGCATACCCAAAACGGGGCGATTATATTGTTTCATGATCAGCAGAAGACAGCAGCGGTTATCAGGGAAGTGTTGCCGGCATATTTGAGGTTTATTCAGGAAAGTGGATTTCAGGCGGCACTGTTATGA
- a CDS encoding PP2C family protein-serine/threonine phosphatase, translating to MTAETLKYQRKELELKALLEITQAINENKDESVLLNIFKFTCLVHLNIKALVLYVANQTGFEERVKHGVKQNLPPLIPYGDVDDNREIGKLNLVMPPEYSFTELDIYVPVYHKDKMLAILLLKTKDSEKDLDLDFTQALTNILVVALENKRFARRQLEQERLKKEVEIASNVQRMLFPATLPETDRLRAKVTYFPHSTVGGDYYDLIKKSDNEVFFCIADVSGKGMPAALLMSNFQAALRTLLRSSSDLKMITDQLNFTIFENTNGERFITFFLGHYNYKTQTLRYINAGHNPPVLCREKEGKSEVLDAGTTILGAFPELPFLEVGKRYGLSDFTIHLFTDGLTEVFDPQNVEYGDERFLDFVHRNMCVEPEQFHEDFFKEWNEFAGGEPRRDDITLLSMRFK from the coding sequence TTGACTGCAGAAACCCTCAAATACCAACGAAAAGAATTAGAGCTAAAGGCACTGCTCGAGATCACCCAGGCGATCAACGAGAATAAGGACGAATCTGTGTTGCTCAATATATTTAAGTTCACCTGTTTGGTGCATTTGAATATCAAAGCCTTGGTATTGTATGTGGCCAATCAGACGGGCTTTGAGGAGCGTGTAAAGCATGGGGTGAAGCAGAATTTGCCCCCGTTGATACCATATGGTGACGTCGATGATAACCGAGAAATCGGTAAGCTTAATTTGGTGATGCCTCCAGAGTATTCCTTTACCGAACTGGATATTTATGTGCCCGTTTACCATAAGGATAAAATGCTGGCTATTTTACTGCTGAAGACCAAGGATAGTGAAAAAGATCTTGATTTGGATTTCACCCAGGCCCTGACCAATATTCTGGTGGTGGCACTGGAGAACAAGCGCTTTGCCAGAAGACAACTGGAGCAGGAAAGGCTGAAAAAGGAAGTGGAAATTGCCAGTAATGTACAGCGGATGCTTTTTCCTGCGACCCTTCCTGAAACCGATCGTTTAAGAGCGAAGGTGACATATTTTCCACATAGCACAGTGGGGGGGGATTATTATGACCTGATCAAGAAATCTGACAATGAGGTTTTTTTCTGTATAGCCGATGTTTCAGGAAAGGGAATGCCCGCAGCACTGCTGATGTCCAATTTCCAAGCTGCCTTAAGGACATTGCTGAGGAGTTCTTCTGATCTAAAGATGATAACGGATCAGCTGAATTTCACGATTTTCGAAAATACCAATGGAGAACGGTTTATTACCTTCTTCTTGGGGCATTATAACTATAAGACACAAACCCTCAGGTATATCAATGCCGGCCACAATCCTCCTGTACTTTGTCGGGAAAAGGAAGGGAAGAGCGAAGTGTTGGATGCAGGAACGACGATTCTAGGGGCATTTCCTGAGTTGCCGTTTTTGGAAGTGGGGAAGCGTTATGGCCTAAGCGATTTCACCATTCATTTGTTTACAGATGGACTAACAGAGGTCTTTGATCCGCAAAACGTAGAATATGGCGATGAGCGGTTTTTGGATTTCGTTCATAGGAATATGTGTGTGGAACCAGAGCAATTCCACGAGGATTTTTTTAAGGAGTGGAATGAATTCGCAGGAGGGGAGCCACGAAGGGATGATATCACACTGTTGAGCATGCGGTTTAAATAA
- a CDS encoding glycosyltransferase, with product MNLLPILLFAALVVYLLALVVLSSKWKRIKATKEPVQGGVDYPVTLLVPFRNERENIDKLLGNLANLSYPNLQIILIDDHSEDGGEKLVEEWISTEKKHNFKLISNQGRGKKAALEQGVVMANANIILTTDADCALSADWVQNMLMAFDDPSVQMVAGPIMTKGGNRIFDHFQQIDWAGILLMTNFFFSIKKPIMCSAANMGYRKEVFYHVKGYQGNHGNLSGDDSFLLEKVYQRFGPQAIRYLPESNVLVKTNPASSPRRFLAQRARWASKWNKHQFWQNAGGAMLSAVLSFASICSVLLILAGPTGVGMFALYWFLKLIFEYFVLGRVLKTYEIKPSIGYFIVASICHPIYVVAVAFLSFFVKTSWKGRK from the coding sequence ATGAACCTTTTGCCAATTTTATTATTTGCGGCCTTAGTGGTATACCTGCTCGCGTTGGTGGTGTTGTCGTCAAAATGGAAACGGATAAAAGCTACCAAGGAGCCTGTACAGGGAGGCGTGGATTATCCCGTGACCCTGCTGGTGCCTTTTCGAAACGAGAGGGAAAATATTGATAAGTTGCTAGGCAACTTGGCCAATCTAAGCTATCCCAATTTGCAAATTATCCTTATCGACGATCATAGTGAAGACGGAGGGGAAAAGCTGGTGGAAGAATGGATATCGACCGAAAAGAAGCATAATTTTAAATTGATTTCCAATCAAGGACGGGGGAAGAAGGCCGCCCTTGAGCAGGGAGTGGTCATGGCCAATGCCAATATCATCCTGACTACCGATGCGGATTGTGCCCTTTCAGCAGATTGGGTGCAGAATATGCTAATGGCATTTGATGACCCTTCCGTGCAGATGGTGGCCGGACCTATAATGACCAAAGGCGGTAACCGGATTTTTGACCATTTCCAGCAGATCGATTGGGCGGGAATCTTGTTGATGACCAATTTCTTTTTTAGTATCAAAAAGCCCATTATGTGCAGTGCAGCAAATATGGGGTATCGTAAGGAGGTGTTTTACCATGTGAAGGGATATCAGGGAAACCATGGAAATCTTTCCGGAGACGATTCCTTTTTATTGGAAAAGGTATACCAGCGATTTGGTCCTCAGGCTATCCGCTATTTGCCTGAAAGCAATGTATTGGTCAAAACCAACCCTGCCAGTAGCCCTAGAAGATTTCTCGCGCAGCGAGCAAGATGGGCCAGCAAGTGGAATAAGCACCAGTTTTGGCAAAATGCAGGAGGAGCCATGCTGAGTGCTGTGCTGTCTTTTGCCAGTATCTGTAGCGTGCTGCTAATCTTGGCAGGGCCAACAGGTGTGGGGATGTTTGCCTTATACTGGTTTTTAAAACTTATATTTGAATATTTTGTACTCGGTAGGGTGCTCAAGACCTATGAAATAAAACCATCTATAGGGTACTTTATAGTGGCGAGTATTTGCCATCCTATTTATGTAGTAGCGGTGGCGTTTCTTTCTTTCTTTGTGAAAACCAGCTGGAAAGGGAGAAAGTGA
- the ruvC gene encoding crossover junction endodeoxyribonuclease RuvC, producing the protein MSKIAKKEVKEQIILGIDPGTNVMGYGLVLVRGNKYEPLQFGVIHLKKYGSHELKLKKIFERVTGIIDEFLPDKVALEAPFYGQNVQSMLKLGRAQGVAMAAALARDIPIAEYSPKKVKQSVTGNGNASKEQVAEMLKTLLHIDVPKLLDATDALAVALCHHFHDGRLQTRGRSAGWKSFLDENPGRIK; encoded by the coding sequence ATGAGCAAAATAGCGAAAAAGGAGGTAAAAGAGCAAATCATTTTGGGAATAGATCCAGGCACGAACGTCATGGGCTATGGCTTGGTACTGGTGAGAGGCAACAAGTATGAACCGCTCCAGTTTGGTGTAATCCATCTGAAAAAATATGGCTCCCATGAATTAAAGCTCAAAAAGATCTTCGAAAGGGTAACCGGCATCATCGATGAATTTTTACCGGACAAGGTTGCTCTGGAGGCTCCGTTTTATGGCCAAAACGTCCAATCCATGCTCAAATTGGGGCGCGCTCAGGGAGTAGCCATGGCGGCAGCTTTGGCCAGAGATATCCCCATCGCTGAATATTCTCCAAAAAAAGTCAAACAGTCCGTCACTGGCAATGGAAACGCCTCCAAAGAACAGGTGGCCGAGATGCTCAAAACCCTGCTCCATATCGACGTTCCCAAACTCTTGGATGCTACCGATGCCTTAGCCGTAGCCCTTTGTCATCATTTTCATGATGGGCGCCTACAGACGCGCGGCCGCTCAGCAGGCTGGAAATCCTTTCTCGACGAAAACCCCGGTAGAATTAAATAA
- the thiL gene encoding thiamine-phosphate kinase — MSEKRTEIGEIGEFGLIDRLNEKVKIRHRDTLKGIGDDAAVLDAGDKVKVVTTDLLLEGVHFDLSYAPLHHLGFKAVAVNVSDIAAMNAIPRQITVSIALSNRFAVEAVEALYAGINAAAEHYDLDVIGGDTTSSRSGLVISITAIGEVEKGKEVYRSGARENDIVCVTGDLGGALMGLQVLEREKEVFMANPNMQPQLEKYTLVTGRQLKPDARMDIIHELRDLGVVPTSMMDVSDGLASELFHICKQSKVGVTIYEDKLPIDKQTYDTAVEFNMDPITCVLNGGEDYELIFTIDQKDFSKLEKHPDIHFIGHITNEESGKFMVTKSETAVELKAQGWVHFSGDSK; from the coding sequence ATGAGCGAGAAGAGAACGGAAATAGGTGAAATAGGAGAGTTTGGGCTGATCGATCGGCTCAATGAAAAAGTAAAAATTCGCCATCGAGATACCCTAAAAGGTATTGGTGACGATGCTGCTGTGCTGGATGCAGGCGATAAGGTCAAGGTAGTGACCACCGACTTATTACTGGAAGGCGTTCATTTTGACCTTTCCTATGCGCCCTTGCACCATTTGGGATTCAAGGCAGTAGCCGTGAATGTTTCGGACATTGCGGCGATGAATGCGATTCCAAGGCAGATTACCGTGAGCATCGCCCTCAGCAACCGGTTTGCGGTGGAGGCGGTAGAAGCACTTTATGCTGGGATCAATGCCGCCGCGGAGCACTATGACCTTGATGTGATCGGTGGTGACACGACCTCGAGCCGATCAGGGTTGGTGATTTCGATTACGGCTATTGGCGAAGTGGAAAAAGGCAAAGAGGTGTACCGCTCAGGTGCCAGGGAGAACGATATCGTCTGTGTGACCGGTGATCTGGGAGGAGCTTTGATGGGCTTGCAGGTCTTGGAACGCGAAAAAGAAGTCTTTATGGCCAATCCTAATATGCAACCGCAGTTGGAGAAATATACCTTGGTAACGGGGAGGCAACTGAAGCCGGATGCAAGGATGGATATCATCCATGAGTTACGGGATCTCGGTGTGGTGCCTACTTCCATGATGGATGTTTCCGATGGGCTGGCTTCAGAGCTTTTTCATATCTGTAAGCAATCTAAAGTCGGTGTGACTATCTATGAGGACAAGCTGCCCATAGACAAGCAAACCTACGATACTGCCGTAGAATTCAATATGGATCCAATCACCTGTGTGCTAAATGGAGGTGAAGATTATGAGCTGATTTTCACTATTGACCAAAAAGATTTTTCAAAGCTGGAAAAACATCCGGATATCCACTTCATTGGTCACATCACCAATGAGGAAAGCGGGAAGTTTATGGTGACCAAGAGTGAAACTGCTGTGGAGCTGAAAGCGCAAGGCTGGGTGCATTTTTCCGGGGATTCAAAATAA
- the mce gene encoding methylmalonyl-CoA epimerase, whose amino-acid sequence MRKIEHLGIAVKDLGKSNELFSRLFGQEAYKVEKVEGEAVVTSFFQIGDVKIELLEAASEDSAIAKFIDKRSEGIHHVAFAVDDIYAEMDRLKKEGFELLNDIPKRGADHKLVVFLHPRSTNGVLVELCQDMGGGSSIK is encoded by the coding sequence ATGAGAAAAATCGAACATTTGGGAATAGCGGTAAAAGACCTGGGAAAATCCAATGAATTGTTTTCCAGGTTGTTTGGTCAGGAAGCCTATAAGGTAGAAAAAGTGGAAGGAGAAGCCGTGGTGACCTCGTTTTTCCAAATTGGAGATGTCAAGATAGAATTGCTGGAAGCTGCTTCGGAAGACAGTGCAATCGCCAAATTTATCGATAAAAGGTCAGAGGGAATCCATCATGTGGCTTTTGCGGTGGACGATATTTACGCAGAGATGGATAGGCTGAAGAAAGAGGGCTTCGAATTGCTCAATGATATTCCAAAAAGGGGGGCAGATCATAAATTAGTTGTATTTTTGCATCCCCGAAGTACCAATGGGGTATTGGTGGAGTTGTGTCAAGATATGGGAGGAGGGTCGAGTATCAAGTAG
- a CDS encoding HesB/IscA family protein encodes MIIVSDQAKERIKELRQEEGRTENENIRVSVKGGGCSGLMYDLGFDESITDSDQVFEDQGVKIVVDKKSLLYLAGTTLEFSDGLNGKGFQFVNPNASRTCGCGESFSI; translated from the coding sequence ATGATCATCGTTTCAGACCAAGCAAAAGAGCGGATTAAAGAATTGAGACAGGAAGAGGGCCGAACGGAAAATGAAAACATCCGGGTATCTGTCAAGGGCGGTGGCTGCTCAGGACTTATGTACGACCTGGGCTTTGATGAAAGCATCACAGACAGCGATCAGGTATTTGAGGACCAGGGCGTCAAAATCGTCGTGGACAAAAAAAGCCTGCTCTACCTGGCTGGCACCACCTTGGAATTTTCTGACGGCCTCAATGGCAAAGGCTTTCAGTTCGTCAATCCCAACGCCTCCAGAACCTGCGGCTGCGGGGAAAGCTTTTCGATTTAG
- the gcvT gene encoding glycine cleavage system aminomethyltransferase GcvT, whose protein sequence is MENTIKKVALNDKHIELGGKMVPFAGYNMPVRYSSDKEEHNTVRNGVGVFDVSHMGEFMVTGPHALSLIQKVSSNDAAKLVIGQAQYSCLPNEAGGIVDDLLVYKMDEEKYLLVVNASNIKKDWDWINKHNDMGAELENISDDMSLFAVQGPKAVETLQKITPVNLDEVKFYHFTVGEFAGKKDVIISGTGYTGAGGFEIYVKNDDALEVWNAIFEAGAAADIKPIGLGARDTLRMEMGYCLYGNDINDTTSPLEAGLGWITKFTKDFINSENLKKQKEEGVSKKLVGFKFKDKGIPRTHYPIVNESGRQIGEVTSGTMSPSMSIGIGLGYVEKEYAKPGTEIAITVRNKNLAAVVEKLPLLKK, encoded by the coding sequence ATGGAAAATACGATTAAAAAAGTCGCGCTAAACGACAAGCACATTGAATTGGGCGGAAAAATGGTGCCATTTGCAGGATATAATATGCCGGTACGCTATTCTTCCGATAAAGAAGAGCATAACACCGTCCGCAATGGCGTTGGGGTATTTGATGTTTCCCACATGGGCGAATTTATGGTCACTGGTCCCCATGCCCTGTCCCTGATCCAAAAAGTCTCTTCCAATGATGCTGCCAAACTGGTTATTGGCCAGGCGCAATACTCCTGTCTCCCCAACGAAGCAGGAGGAATCGTAGATGACCTGCTCGTGTACAAAATGGATGAAGAAAAGTACCTGCTCGTGGTCAATGCTTCCAATATCAAAAAAGACTGGGACTGGATCAACAAACACAATGACATGGGGGCGGAGTTGGAAAACATTTCTGATGACATGTCCCTATTTGCTGTACAAGGCCCAAAGGCAGTGGAAACACTCCAGAAAATAACCCCCGTAAACTTAGATGAGGTGAAATTTTATCACTTTACCGTTGGTGAATTTGCGGGCAAAAAAGACGTCATTATCTCTGGCACAGGTTATACAGGCGCTGGCGGATTTGAGATTTATGTCAAAAATGATGATGCACTGGAAGTATGGAATGCCATCTTCGAAGCTGGTGCCGCTGCTGATATAAAACCCATAGGATTGGGTGCACGGGACACCTTGCGGATGGAAATGGGCTACTGTCTTTATGGCAATGACATCAACGACACCACTTCTCCACTGGAAGCTGGCCTTGGCTGGATCACCAAGTTCACCAAGGACTTCATCAACAGCGAAAACCTGAAAAAGCAAAAAGAAGAAGGTGTCAGCAAAAAACTGGTAGGCTTTAAGTTTAAGGACAAAGGCATCCCAAGAACCCACTATCCGATTGTCAATGAATCAGGAAGACAAATTGGAGAAGTGACCTCCGGCACCATGTCTCCGAGCATGAGTATCGGCATTGGCCTTGGCTATGTGGAAAAAGAATACGCCAAACCGGGTACTGAAATTGCTATTACTGTTAGAAACAAAAACTTGGCTGCTGTAGTAGAAAAGCTCCCGCTGCTAAAGAAATAA
- a CDS encoding 2-phosphosulfolactate phosphatase → MNKIEVCLSPELIHLHDLKGKIVVVVDIFRATSTMVTGLANKVTSITPVAGLEACRDMKDIGYIIAGERNGQTAQGFELGNSPLSYLNNAFEGKKIAVTTTNGTLTIEKSKKDASEVLIGAFLNLRATAEYLTRQGKDVVVHCAGWKGMFNLEDSLYAGALVSVLADHFDFDCDGAIAMKALYEQHKKDLKSFLGQASHAKRLQNHNIEADIDFCLTLDKFDFIGKLQGEELVKVDLQVV, encoded by the coding sequence ATGAACAAAATCGAAGTCTGTCTAAGCCCAGAGCTGATCCACCTCCATGACCTGAAGGGAAAAATCGTGGTAGTTGTGGATATTTTTCGTGCCACCTCCACCATGGTCACCGGACTGGCCAACAAGGTAACATCCATTACGCCTGTCGCTGGACTGGAAGCATGTCGGGACATGAAAGACATCGGTTACATCATCGCCGGTGAACGCAATGGCCAAACGGCACAAGGCTTCGAATTGGGAAACTCTCCACTCAGCTATCTTAACAATGCCTTTGAAGGCAAAAAAATAGCCGTTACCACCACAAATGGCACCCTCACCATCGAAAAGTCCAAAAAAGATGCTTCGGAAGTGCTGATTGGCGCCTTTCTAAACCTTAGGGCCACGGCAGAATACCTTACGCGGCAAGGCAAGGATGTTGTGGTACATTGTGCTGGCTGGAAAGGTATGTTTAACCTCGAAGATTCATTGTATGCCGGTGCCTTAGTAAGTGTGTTGGCAGACCACTTTGACTTTGATTGTGATGGAGCCATCGCCATGAAGGCACTTTACGAACAGCATAAGAAAGACCTTAAAAGCTTCCTTGGCCAAGCCTCCCATGCCAAACGCCTCCAAAACCATAATATCGAAGCAGACATTGATTTTTGTCTGACCCTGGATAAGTTTGACTTTATCGGCAAGCTCCAGGGGGAGGAACTTGTGAAGGTAGACTTGCAGGTTGTATAA
- a CDS encoding aminotransferase class I/II-fold pyridoxal phosphate-dependent enzyme, which produces MEKHHQFIQAKLAQATTSNRLRTLKTPPKDNIDFFSNDYLGYATKGLLAQHTSLPTPSHWSGATGSRLISGNHPEMEQLERDVAQLLDSPSALLYNSGYMANTGLLSALGEKDSVFIFDEHVHASIKEGMRLGFGQKAAFQHNDLEDLEKKLTFHCKQDKRLFVLTEGLFSMHGDVPDVAQMLRICEKYNAALIIDDAHSLGTLGDENKGISYRFAQHPNLWARVITFGKAAGAHGAMVLGTESLRNFLINFSRAFIYTTAPSRDQVNSIRAALDLFDSKTNFPALKNAVTTYLELTGTLTSQFSNNQSPIQYWLCSDVPLLKEKVTQLQKSGINCYPILSPTVKTGEERIRIVLHAFNTKEEISKLINILNA; this is translated from the coding sequence ATGGAAAAGCACCACCAATTTATCCAGGCCAAATTGGCCCAAGCCACCACTTCCAATCGGCTGAGGACGCTAAAAACGCCTCCAAAGGATAATATTGACTTCTTTTCCAATGACTACTTGGGTTATGCCACCAAAGGTCTTTTGGCGCAACATACTTCCCTACCCACTCCGTCACATTGGTCGGGGGCCACTGGCTCCAGGCTGATCAGTGGCAACCATCCAGAAATGGAGCAACTGGAAAGAGACGTTGCCCAATTGCTGGACAGTCCTTCTGCATTGCTGTACAATTCAGGTTATATGGCCAATACAGGATTGCTCTCCGCGTTGGGAGAAAAGGACAGCGTGTTCATTTTTGATGAGCATGTCCATGCCAGCATCAAGGAAGGCATGCGGCTTGGCTTTGGCCAGAAAGCAGCTTTCCAGCACAATGACCTTGAAGACTTAGAGAAGAAATTGACCTTCCATTGTAAACAGGACAAAAGGTTATTTGTGCTTACAGAAGGGCTCTTTTCCATGCATGGTGATGTACCTGACGTAGCCCAAATGCTTAGGATTTGCGAAAAATATAACGCTGCACTGATCATCGATGATGCACATTCCTTAGGCACATTAGGGGATGAAAACAAAGGTATTTCCTACCGATTTGCACAACACCCTAATCTCTGGGCGCGGGTAATTACTTTTGGCAAAGCTGCCGGTGCCCATGGCGCAATGGTCTTGGGCACGGAAAGCCTTCGGAATTTCCTGATCAATTTTAGTAGGGCTTTTATCTACACCACAGCTCCTTCAAGAGATCAAGTAAATAGCATCCGCGCAGCACTGGATTTGTTCGATTCCAAGACAAATTTCCCGGCTCTGAAAAACGCCGTCACCACCTACCTGGAATTGACCGGAACGCTTACATCCCAATTTTCCAATAACCAAAGTCCCATACAATACTGGCTATGCAGTGATGTGCCACTACTAAAAGAAAAAGTGACCCAATTGCAAAAATCAGGCATCAATTGCTACCCTATTCTTTCGCCCACCGTAAAAACAGGAGAGGAAAGGATAAGGATCGTATTGCATGCATTCAATACAAAAGAAGAGATTTCTAAATTGATCAATATACTCAATGCATAA